One part of the Prunus persica cultivar Lovell chromosome G5, Prunus_persica_NCBIv2, whole genome shotgun sequence genome encodes these proteins:
- the LOC18777939 gene encoding olee1-like protein, protein MSTKSSTTVLAFAFCFLSLLSFAYSNTTDDKIYLTGLVYCDNCQLKSMTEISKMIPGARVRLECREGENIKSRREGETNPLGMYVFVLEKSKEPLDDCQVTVLHSPDPECKISHEVDPNNKSKTAPVATRKLNLLEGDSVVFIGPSHRVSYPLGLVVEKARPECEQFDKARKHFQN, encoded by the exons ATGTCGACAAAGTCTAGCACTACTGtccttgcctttgccttttgtttcttgtccCTCCTCAGTTTCGCTTACTCCAACACCACCGACGACAAAATCTACCTCACCGGCCTGGTCTACTGTGACAACTGCCAATTGAAGTCTATGACCGAGATCAGTAAGATGATTCCAG GTGCAAGGGTGCGATTGGAGTGTAGGGAGGGGGAGAACATAAAATCCAGACGAGAGGGCGAAACCAACCCGCTTGGAATGTATGTGTTTGTGTTGGAAAAATCTAAGGAGCCTTTGGATGATTGTCAAGTGACAGTGCTACACAGCCCTGACCCTGAATGCAAGATTTCCCACGAGGTCGACCCTAACAACAAATCGAAAACTGCGCCGGTGGCCACTCGGAAGCTCAACCTTTTGGAAGGAGACAGTGTCGTTTTCATCGGACCAAGCCACCGCGTTTCCTACCCTCTTGGTTTGGTCGTTGAGAAAGCTCGTCCTGAGTGCGAGCAGTTCGACAAAGCACGCAAGCATTTTCAGAACTAA